One window from the genome of Archaeoglobus neptunius encodes:
- a CDS encoding DUF1464 family protein, whose product MITAGIDPGTGSYDVVALEDRRVTYRATIPTRVVRERPDELIAALEDSGAEVIAGLSGYGLPVKKFSELDEVDVFLMTLNFDRKKAIGLRSLVEMVRKKDVPLYTVPAVIHLPTVPSWRKMNKIDLGTADKLCSAVLAVAKISEDEEITRLNFVLAEVGEGFNAFIAIKNGRIVDGMGGTTSFPGYTSIGALDAELAYLIGEFPKSMIFSGGVKSYAKEWGLNDSETLDVLAEYVMKGLRSMEVSVNPDFYVLSGKLAGDLLRRIRDRSGKDVMLLRGFGRGKQSAQGAAVIANAIAGGEFREIVDYMRILEAKGTVLDYITSDIMEYLRRGMERF is encoded by the coding sequence ATGATAACCGCAGGAATTGATCCCGGAACCGGGTCGTATGATGTGGTAGCTCTGGAAGATAGAAGGGTAACCTACAGGGCCACAATACCAACCAGGGTTGTTAGAGAAAGACCGGATGAGCTGATAGCAGCACTTGAGGATTCGGGGGCTGAAGTTATTGCAGGACTCTCAGGCTACGGTTTACCGGTAAAGAAGTTCTCTGAGCTGGACGAGGTTGATGTTTTCCTTATGACACTGAATTTTGACAGAAAAAAGGCAATAGGTCTGAGAAGTCTTGTTGAAATGGTCAGAAAAAAAGATGTACCATTGTACACCGTGCCTGCTGTGATACATCTACCAACTGTCCCATCGTGGAGAAAGATGAACAAGATAGACCTTGGCACTGCAGACAAGCTGTGTTCAGCCGTTTTAGCCGTTGCCAAGATCTCAGAGGATGAAGAAATCACAAGGTTGAATTTCGTACTCGCTGAGGTGGGTGAGGGGTTCAATGCATTTATAGCCATTAAGAACGGCAGAATAGTGGATGGAATGGGGGGGACAACATCCTTTCCCGGATACACATCCATTGGTGCCCTTGACGCTGAGCTTGCCTACCTCATCGGAGAGTTCCCCAAGTCCATGATCTTCAGCGGTGGTGTGAAGAGCTACGCAAAGGAATGGGGTCTCAACGATTCAGAAACACTGGACGTTCTGGCAGAGTACGTGATGAAGGGCTTGAGATCAATGGAAGTATCGGTAAATCCGGATTTCTACGTTCTTTCAGGAAAGCTGGCAGGTGATTTGCTCAGAAGAATACGGGACAGAAGCGGAAAGGATGTAATGCTGCTGAGAGGGTTTGGGAGAGGAAAACAATCCGCTCAGGGGGCAGCGGTCATTGCAAATGCCATTGCGGGTGGGGAGTTCAGGGAGATTGTGGACTACATGCGAATTTTAGAGGCGAAAGGAACGGTGCTGGACTACATAACCTCCGACATCATGGAGTATCTCAGAAGGGGGATGGAGAGGTTTTGA
- a CDS encoding glutaredoxin domain-containing protein: MRRVVILFLIAAVAGCVAQPQVDDYWNKINSFKADVIYIVGNKSYRAEVTYVKPDRVLKIENGTAVLIDNGTKTIVSEGRMFKLAASKDDFDTIDPFVAVLNNLDSMSLKADDGKLIANSGDLSFVIQLNHTLPEKIAVVQRNSTIVVARYVSISINDAEINRSAIYDLLHENESMLQGVYYFFSPHCPHCSKVKSLVEMCNITYCNVSNMTADCVEVMQRYGVVFVPTIVSINELNTTVFVGEKNVREGFGEWCMQKVE, encoded by the coding sequence ATGAGGCGCGTTGTGATACTCTTTCTCATCGCAGCCGTGGCGGGGTGTGTAGCGCAGCCCCAAGTGGACGACTACTGGAACAAAATAAACTCCTTCAAAGCTGACGTGATCTACATTGTGGGTAATAAGAGTTACAGAGCCGAAGTAACCTACGTGAAGCCGGACAGGGTTCTGAAGATCGAGAACGGGACTGCAGTTCTAATAGACAACGGGACCAAGACCATCGTGAGTGAAGGTAGGATGTTCAAGCTTGCCGCAAGCAAAGACGACTTCGATACGATCGACCCCTTTGTTGCTGTGCTCAACAACCTTGACTCCATGAGCCTCAAAGCTGATGACGGAAAGCTGATAGCAAATTCCGGAGACCTCAGCTTTGTGATACAACTCAACCACACCCTTCCTGAGAAAATTGCGGTGGTGCAGCGGAACTCGACGATTGTGGTTGCCAGATACGTCAGCATCAGCATCAACGATGCGGAGATAAACAGGTCCGCTATCTACGACCTCCTGCACGAAAACGAAAGCATGCTACAAGGCGTTTACTACTTCTTCTCTCCGCATTGTCCGCACTGTAGCAAAGTAAAATCACTGGTTGAGATGTGCAACATCACTTACTGCAACGTCAGCAATATGACTGCCGACTGCGTGGAAGTTATGCAGAGGTACGGCGTCGTGTTCGTCCCCACCATCGTTTCCATCAATGAACTGAACACCACGGTCTTTGTTGGGGAGAAGAACGTCAGGGAAGGATTCGGTGAGTGGTGCATGCAGAAAGTGGAGTAG
- a CDS encoding zinc dependent phospholipase C family protein: protein MKRLMSLMLVLVLVGSMFGPVIAWGGPTHYSIVKKLADRSGLPRQVYLYKIDSINGAVVPDIFVGKDGVTVPQGWSKLAQLFHYDERFNRFVWQRASTDQEIAYTAGWLTHHVSDYYIHGWKPSWVTPAYPHGKSYLEYKGVEPSNLPQHLFVEYNIDCITYYEKNGAAPWPWEFKVYSSFIKSVVQEYKKRYGGDFPIPTEDQINREFTELMAEIVAEQMSFSWDKYLAAKATFGDYEKWWQASIDASYNYLTNLRMAKSSMEKMEKIAKIDRQIVEIKKEVGRELIKDGVLVPHGKFDKKTGVYTVWFEVKISGDELSKLYANALAEKVGGKMEK, encoded by the coding sequence ATGAAAAGACTGATGAGCTTAATGTTAGTTCTGGTCTTAGTCGGGAGTATGTTTGGTCCGGTAATCGCTTGGGGTGGACCGACGCATTACAGCATCGTAAAGAAACTGGCTGATAGAAGCGGACTTCCACGGCAGGTATATCTTTACAAAATCGACTCCATAAACGGTGCTGTTGTGCCGGACATATTCGTAGGCAAAGACGGGGTAACAGTACCGCAGGGATGGAGCAAACTGGCTCAACTCTTCCACTATGACGAGAGATTCAACCGTTTCGTGTGGCAAAGGGCTTCGACGGATCAAGAAATAGCCTATACGGCAGGGTGGTTGACACATCACGTGTCTGATTACTACATCCACGGATGGAAGCCATCATGGGTAACTCCGGCATATCCTCACGGGAAGTCCTATCTTGAATACAAGGGTGTTGAACCGAGCAACCTTCCTCAGCACCTGTTTGTGGAGTACAACATAGATTGCATTACTTACTACGAGAAAAATGGAGCTGCACCTTGGCCGTGGGAGTTTAAAGTGTACTCGTCCTTCATAAAATCGGTTGTACAGGAATACAAAAAGCGATACGGTGGTGATTTCCCGATTCCGACGGAGGACCAGATAAACCGGGAGTTTACAGAGTTGATGGCAGAAATTGTAGCAGAGCAGATGTCTTTTAGCTGGGATAAATATCTTGCAGCTAAGGCCACTTTTGGGGATTACGAAAAATGGTGGCAAGCGTCGATAGATGCGTCGTACAATTATCTCACGAATCTGCGAATGGCAAAATCTTCGATGGAAAAAATGGAAAAAATCGCCAAGATCGATCGCCAAATCGTGGAAATAAAGAAGGAGGTAGGACGTGAGTTGATAAAAGATGGTGTTCTGGTTCCGCATGGCAAGTTCGACAAAAAGACGGGAGTATACACAGTCTGGTTCGAAGTAAAGATAAGCGGTGATGAACTCAGTAAATTGTATGCGAACGCACTGGCTGAGAAGGTAGGGGGGAAAATGGAAAAATGA
- a CDS encoding helix-turn-helix transcriptional regulator, whose translation MLPPRKREILHILSKAPLTNSEISKVVGITPAAVSDHMRKLVGDGLVEKTGKKFTLTPKGLITLHTSEIIESTLSAIEKDREFWEEHDLTAIPSHLLLRLGELGNYEVIKSGENEILKHKERFTEVVRKSKWIRAVFGFFLPDYPPLLTRVSQHTDISVVVSRDVAVKLEDHQDILKSFKGRLFVCDNIKLVCIAGSEGLCLGLFLKNGQYDVRRGIISHDSSAAWWGRDLHAHFIRYSYTF comes from the coding sequence ATGTTGCCGCCAAGGAAGCGTGAGATCCTGCATATTTTATCAAAAGCTCCACTGACGAACTCTGAAATTTCGAAAGTGGTTGGTATAACCCCAGCAGCGGTTTCGGATCACATGAGAAAGCTTGTTGGTGATGGACTGGTTGAGAAAACCGGTAAAAAGTTCACCCTGACCCCCAAGGGTCTGATCACTCTCCACACTTCAGAAATTATTGAAAGTACGCTATCTGCGATCGAAAAAGATAGAGAATTCTGGGAGGAGCACGATCTGACGGCAATTCCATCGCACCTTCTCTTGAGGCTCGGAGAACTCGGGAACTATGAGGTGATAAAAAGTGGAGAAAACGAAATTCTGAAACACAAGGAAAGGTTTACCGAAGTCGTGAGAAAATCGAAGTGGATCAGGGCAGTTTTCGGCTTTTTTCTCCCCGACTACCCGCCCCTCCTCACCAGAGTATCTCAACATACGGACATATCGGTCGTTGTCAGCAGAGACGTTGCAGTGAAGCTGGAAGACCATCAGGATATTTTGAAAAGTTTCAAAGGAAGGCTGTTCGTTTGCGATAACATTAAGCTCGTCTGCATAGCGGGCAGCGAGGGACTGTGTCTGGGCTTGTTTCTGAAAAATGGCCAGTACGATGTTCGAAGGGGAATAATCAGCCACGATAGCAGTGCTGCGTGGTGGGGAAGAGACCTCCACGCTCATTTCATTCGATACTCATACACCTTTTGA